The Streptomyces sp. NBC_01276 genome contains the following window.
CCGCGCGCTCGGCGAGGGCGTCGCCCAGCTGCCGACCAAGGCCGAGGTGGACGCCGTCCTGGCGATGCCGGTCTACGACATGGCGCCCTGGAACAGCTCCTCCAACGGCTTCCGCAACAACCTGGAGGGCTGGCGCGGCGCCAACCTGCACAACCGGGTGCACGTGTGGGTCGGCGGCCAGATGGCCACCGGGGTCTCGCCCAACGACCCGGTGTTCTGGATGCACCACGCCTTCATCGACAAGCTGTGGGCCGACTGGCAGGCGAAGCACCCGCAGTCCCCCTACCTGCCGGCCGCCGGCACCGCCAACGTGGTCGACCTGCGCGACACCATGCGGCCGTGGAACGACGTGACCCCGGCCGACATGCTGGACCACCGCAAGTTCTACACGTTCGACACGGAGCCGGCCGCCGCCGCCAGCCAGCGGTAGTGCAGTTCGGGGCGGCCGACCTGACCGTACCGGGGGGTGCGGTCCGCCCGGCCGGTGTCCACCAGGTGCTCCAGGTACCGGCGGGCGGTGATCCGCGAGATCCCGGCCGCCTCGGCCGCCCCCGCGGCGGTGAGCCCCTCGGGCGCCGCCCGCAGCAGCGCCGCGACCCGGTCCAGGGTCGGGGCGCTGAGCCCTTTGGGCAGTTCCGCCGGACCCGGTGCGCGCAGTGCGGCGAGCGCCCGGTCGACGTCGTCCTGACCGGCCGCCTCGCCCGCCGAGGCCCGGAACTCGGCGTAGCGCAGCAGGCGTTCGCGCAGCGTCGGGAAGGCGAAGGGCTTCAGTACGTACTGCACCACGCCCAGCGAGACGCTCTCGCGGACCACCGCCAGGTCCCGGGCCGAGGTCACCGCGATCACGTCGACGGGATGCCCGGCGGCCCGCAGGCCGCGCGCGAAGCGCAGCCCGTGGCCGTCGGGCAGCGTGAGGTCGAGGAGCAGCAGGTCGACCCGGGTCCGCTCCAGCACCCGGGTGGCCTCGGCGAGGGAGTGGACGGCCGCCACGGCCGTGAAACCGGGCACCCGGCCGACGTAGAGCGCGTGCGCGGCGGCGGCGACGGGATCGTCCTCGACCACCAGCACCCGCACCTCGGGCGCGCTCACGACGCACCCCCCGCGCGGCGCTGACGGGGGATGCGGGGCCGCGGGTCCGGGCCTTCCGCGGCCGGGTCCCCGGCCTCCCCGGGCCCAGCCTCGCGCGCCCGCGGCATCCGGTCCCGCGGCGGCCCCTCCGTCCCCGCCGCCCCCGGTCCGCCCTGCGCTTCCGCCGCCCCGCCCGGCCCGGCACCGCCGGGGCGCAGCGGCAGGCTGACGGTGAACTCCGCGCCCCCGACCGGCCCGGAGACCGCGTCGACGGCTCCGCCGTGCCGGTGGGCCACCTGGCGGACCAGCGCCAGTCCCAGGCCCCGCCCCTCCCCCTTGCCGGACCAGCCGCGCCGGAACACGTCCACCCCCTCGGGCAGTCCGGGGCCGTTGTCGGCGACCCGCAGCAGCAGGCCGTCCGCGTCCCGGCGCACGGTGACGGCGATCCGCGCTCCGGGCACCCCCGTGAGGGCGTCGACGGCGTTGTCGATCAGGTTGCCCAGCAGGGTGACGAGGTCGCGCGCGGGCGGGAGCCCGGGGAGCGCGTCCATCCCCTCGACGGCCCCGCTCGCACCGCTGTCCGGGGTGACGACCAGCTCTATGCCCCGCTCGTGCGCCTGCGCGGCCTTGCCGAGCAGCAGGGCGACCAGCACCGGCTCGCCGACGGCGGTGACGACCTCGTCGGTCAGGGCCTGGGCCAGCTCCAGTTCCGCGGTGGCGAACTCCACCGCCTCCTCGCTGCGGCCCAGTTCGATGAGGGAGACCACGGTGTGGAGCCGGTTGGCCGCCTCGTGGGCCTGGGAGCGCAGCGCCTGGGTGAAACCCCTTTCCTGGTCCAGCTCCCCGGTCAGCGACTGGAGTTCGGTGT
Protein-coding sequences here:
- a CDS encoding tyrosinase family protein — its product is MTVRKNQAALTPEEKRAFTNALLELKRTGRYDRFVTTHNGFIMSDTDSGDRVGHRSPSFLPWHRRFLLEFEAALQAVDASVSIPYWDWTADRTTRSSLWAADFLGGTGRARDGQVMDGPFAYATGKWEVAVRVDGRNYLRRALGEGVAQLPTKAEVDAVLAMPVYDMAPWNSSSNGFRNNLEGWRGANLHNRVHVWVGGQMATGVSPNDPVFWMHHAFIDKLWADWQAKHPQSPYLPAAGTANVVDLRDTMRPWNDVTPADMLDHRKFYTFDTEPAAAASQR
- a CDS encoding response regulator, with the protein product MSAPEVRVLVVEDDPVAAAAHALYVGRVPGFTAVAAVHSLAEATRVLERTRVDLLLLDLTLPDGHGLRFARGLRAAGHPVDVIAVTSARDLAVVRESVSLGVVQYVLKPFAFPTLRERLLRYAEFRASAGEAAGQDDVDRALAALRAPGPAELPKGLSAPTLDRVAALLRAAPEGLTAAGAAEAAGISRITARRYLEHLVDTGRADRTPRYGQVGRPELHYRWLAAAAGSVSNV